In the Symmachiella macrocystis genome, GACTCCAATACGTTGGAACTCAAGACCGAAGAAGGCGAGACGAGCAAGCTCACTTTCGACAAGGCGATTATCGCCACCGGGTCTTCCCCGGTCATTCCCGGTCCCTTGCGGATTGATGACCCCCGCATCATGGATTCCACCGGCGCCTTGGCGCTGGAAGACATTCCCCAACGACTGTTGGTCGTCGGCGGAGGTTATATCGGCTTAGAAATGGGCTCGGTCTACGCCGCCCTCGGCTCCAAGGTCACCGTTGTGGAAATGACTGACGGTCTCTTGCCCGGTGCCGACCGCGATCTCGTACGGCCATTGGCGAAGCGCATTGATTCTCAATTCCATTCCATACTGCTTAACACCAAGGTCGAAAAACTGGTCCCCGGCAAAAAAGGCATTACGGTCGAACTGTCGGGCGAAGTCGAAGAGAAATCGCAGCTTTTCGATCGCGTCTTAATCTCCGTCGGCCGTTCACCCAATAGCCGCAATTTGGGCTTGGAAAACACGAAGGTCGAAATCACTGAGCGGGGCTTCATTAAAGTCGACGACAAACGCCGCACGACCGATCCCAGCCTCATGGCCATTGGTGACGTCGCCGGCGATCCGATGTTGGCCCACAAGGCGACCTATGAGGCCAAGGTCGTCGTGGAGGCGTTGGCCGGCGAGCCAGCCGCTTACCATCCCTATGCAATACCCGCTGTCGTCTTCACAGATCCCGAATTGGCTTGGTGCGGACTCACCGAAGCCGAAGCCAAAGCCGAGGGCCGCGAAGTGAACACCTTCCGGTTCCCCTGGGCCGCCTCCGGCCGTGCGCAAACATTAGCCCGCACCGAAGGGATCACCAAGTTGATCTCCGACCCGGAAACCGATCGCATATTGGGCGTCGGAATCGTCGGCGTCGGTGCCGGCGAAATGATCGCCGAAGGCGTACTAGCCATCGAGATGGCCGCCAATGTCCGCGATGTCGCCGAAACGATCCACGCACATCCCACGATGTCTGAAACCATCATGGAAGCCGCCGAAGGCCTGATGGGAAATGCAACGCACGTGTTCCGCAAGAAGAAATAGCGGCGACACAACGACGATTCTCAAAGCACATTGACCGAATGCGCGTGCGATTCCGACACGCGCGCGTCAGTCAGATGCTCGATGATTCCGGCGACCGCCCCTTCCCGCTTGCTGCCGCGGGCCCGTTCAATCCGGCAATCCGCAAACGAAGGCGCCAGCGCCATCGACGCCGTTCGTTGGATTAACCGCTCAAAAAACGCGCCGTCGATATCCAACATGCGACTGTGCACAAACAGCGTCTGCGGGTTGAACAAATTGATCGTCGTCACCAGCGCGAATGCCAACGGCCGCTCAACAGCCTCCCATTCGGCCGTGACATCGAGACGTCCCGTGCGGACTTGTTCGACGATTTGCTCGATGCTCATTTCCCGGCCGACGCGCTGCGACACCAGCCGCGCCAATGCGCGGTCACTGGCGATGGTCTCCAAACAGCCCCGCCGTCCGCAGCCGCATTCGAGACCATCCTCCACCATCGGCAAATGACCGATTTCGCCCGCCAGACCGCTTTTTCCCTTCAGCAAACGGCCACCGATCAACACCCCCAAACCGATCCCGGTACTGGCATCGAGCATCGCAAAGTCGTCCACCCCCCGGGCAAGGCCGTAATGCCGTTCCGCCAGACAGAGTGCATCGGA is a window encoding:
- the lpdA gene encoding dihydrolipoyl dehydrogenase; translated protein: MSDTELVVLGGGPGGYPAAFAAADAGMKVTLVDEGVKPGGVCLNRGCIPSKALLHVARLINESKEAADWGVTFQPPEIDIDKIRGWKDRVVGQLTGGIEGLCKARGVELVRARGTFLDSNTLELKTEEGETSKLTFDKAIIATGSSPVIPGPLRIDDPRIMDSTGALALEDIPQRLLVVGGGYIGLEMGSVYAALGSKVTVVEMTDGLLPGADRDLVRPLAKRIDSQFHSILLNTKVEKLVPGKKGITVELSGEVEEKSQLFDRVLISVGRSPNSRNLGLENTKVEITERGFIKVDDKRRTTDPSLMAIGDVAGDPMLAHKATYEAKVVVEALAGEPAAYHPYAIPAVVFTDPELAWCGLTEAEAKAEGREVNTFRFPWAASGRAQTLARTEGITKLISDPETDRILGVGIVGVGAGEMIAEGVLAIEMAANVRDVAETIHAHPTMSETIMEAAEGLMGNATHVFRKKK
- a CDS encoding ROK family transcriptional regulator, translating into MKSFVSSQPQLLSQMNERMVLRVLQANGPRSRAEVARLAGVTAPTVSKAVSSLLRSGMLEEFDTSETMRGRPAKRLRLAEVTAQVVGVVIDSPTCRIVTTGLDGRVGSGTHAEFKTPRTYGQLVDDIVEQVSSLQLVGGVNTLGIGISLPGLFDSREGRSILSPNVPITNDSCLGRDLSERLGLECVVLQESDALCLAERHYGLARGVDDFAMLDASTGIGLGVLIGGRLLKGKSGLAGEIGHLPMVEDGLECGCGRRGCLETIASDRALARLVSQRVGREMSIEQIVEQVRTGRLDVTAEWEAVERPLAFALVTTINLFNPQTLFVHSRMLDIDGAFFERLIQRTASMALAPSFADCRIERARGSKREGAVAGIIEHLTDARVSESHAHSVNVL